A window of Gammaproteobacteria bacterium contains these coding sequences:
- the lolB gene encoding outer membrane lipoprotein LolB, translating into MSSTCLLHRLATVLVIGGLLSACETMSMPAQISSDADKPARQQASQPEDNAGQQFAGGMQQSSKANEKPSQPIYAQQSAQEPNQAEPVTPGQSSVDSQKTTDSPADASKQSWASQQAASKSDDKASESGLPWHQRMADQSMRKKKQSQQEQYRQVIRRVEIDPETGLYKDTSQQTVSAGVSKNMSFDNRQQDLLEWGFWELNGRIGISVNKDTYNGSLQWEQEGDELDFRFRGPLGIGGVRIHGDLGQEVRVKTTRGEEFFLRDIEKDMQEQLGWSMPINSLRYWSLGITDPQQDAEVVLNDQDLLDEMQQGEWTIVYDSYTDVDGVSLPRKFKISGPQTKIRMVINDWTIPELE; encoded by the coding sequence GTGAGTTCGACTTGTTTATTGCACAGGCTCGCCACCGTTCTTGTGATTGGAGGCTTGTTAAGTGCTTGTGAAACCATGAGTATGCCGGCGCAGATAAGCAGCGATGCTGATAAACCGGCACGCCAACAAGCCTCGCAGCCCGAGGATAATGCTGGACAACAATTTGCCGGCGGTATGCAGCAATCATCCAAGGCAAATGAAAAACCGTCACAGCCAATTTATGCACAACAAAGTGCACAGGAACCAAATCAAGCTGAGCCAGTCACGCCTGGCCAATCCTCAGTCGATTCTCAGAAGACGACTGATTCTCCAGCAGATGCAAGCAAGCAGTCCTGGGCTAGTCAACAAGCGGCAAGCAAGAGCGATGACAAAGCTTCGGAAAGTGGTTTGCCCTGGCATCAACGCATGGCCGATCAATCCATGCGTAAAAAAAAACAATCACAACAAGAGCAATATCGTCAAGTTATTCGACGCGTAGAAATAGACCCGGAAACCGGGCTTTACAAAGACACGTCTCAGCAAACTGTTAGCGCAGGAGTAAGTAAGAATATGAGTTTTGATAATCGACAACAAGACCTGCTGGAGTGGGGTTTTTGGGAATTGAATGGCCGCATTGGCATAAGTGTGAATAAAGACACCTACAACGGCAGTCTGCAATGGGAGCAAGAAGGCGATGAACTGGATTTCCGCTTCCGCGGTCCCCTCGGTATTGGGGGCGTGCGAATTCATGGCGATCTTGGTCAGGAAGTACGGGTCAAGACCACACGCGGCGAAGAATTCTTTTTACGTGATATTGAAAAAGACATGCAAGAGCAACTGGGCTGGAGTATGCCCATTAACAGCCTGCGTTATTGGTCGCTGGGAATCACCGATCCGCAACAAGACGCCGAAGTCGTACTCAATGACCAGGACTTACTGGATGAGATGCAGCAAGGGGAGTGGACGATCGTGTATGACAGTTATACCGATGTGGATGGCGTCAGTTTGCCCAGAAAATTCAAGATCAGTGGTCCACAGACCAAGATTCGTATGGTTATAAACGACTGGACGATTCCAGAACTGGAATAA
- a CDS encoding DUF1761 domain-containing protein, which translates to MHLENLNFLAVIVAALSTFLIGGLWYSPILFGKTWMREAGISENDQQGHPAKVYGLSFVFALLAAFAFAILLGHHTELAYALHYALLVGIGFVATSFGINYQFSNKSIKLWLIDAGYHFTQFLAIALILSAWPK; encoded by the coding sequence ATGCATCTTGAAAACCTTAATTTTTTAGCTGTTATTGTTGCGGCTTTATCGACATTTCTGATTGGTGGGTTATGGTATTCACCCATACTGTTCGGCAAAACCTGGATGCGAGAAGCCGGAATCAGCGAAAACGATCAACAAGGTCATCCGGCCAAAGTCTATGGTTTAAGTTTTGTATTCGCCTTACTCGCAGCATTTGCATTTGCCATTCTGCTCGGACACCATACTGAATTGGCGTATGCCCTACACTACGCGCTTTTGGTTGGCATTGGTTTCGTGGCCACGAGTTTTGGGATTAATTACCAGTTTTCCAATAAAAGTATCAAGTTGTGGTTAATTGATGCCGGCTATCACTTCACACAATTTCTAGCGATTGCCCTGATTCTGAGTGCGTGGCCAAAATAG
- a CDS encoding DedA family protein: MLAVPLFAFLEACVGIGLFVTGVILLTISTVLYAEGIATILQIIPLAFLGALIGDHSGYLLGRWIGPRFHHTNFANKYSARIEKAEDLIRRRGSIAILIGRLLPAIRSIIPLITGISGFSRLRYFSYDVLACFIWSSLLGVLVVGIDSII, translated from the coding sequence ATTCTTGCCGTGCCTTTATTCGCATTTTTAGAAGCTTGCGTGGGTATTGGTCTGTTTGTAACCGGCGTGATCTTGTTGACCATCAGTACGGTGTTATACGCCGAAGGCATTGCCACTATATTACAAATTATCCCTTTGGCCTTTTTGGGTGCATTAATAGGCGATCATTCAGGGTATTTACTCGGGCGCTGGATCGGGCCCAGGTTCCATCACACTAATTTTGCCAACAAGTATTCTGCACGAATTGAAAAAGCCGAAGACTTGATTCGCCGTCGCGGCTCTATCGCCATTTTGATCGGGCGTTTATTGCCGGCCATTCGCAGCATTATTCCACTGATTACCGGTATCAGCGGTTTTTCTCGCCTGCGCTATTTCAGCTACGACGTATTGGCCTGTTTTATCTGGTCGAGTTTGCTGGGTGTATTGGTGGTCGGGATTGATTCAATAATTTAA
- a CDS encoding biotin-dependent carboxyltransferase family protein: MLNVIRPGVWSSIQDLGRHGFRHLGVPVSGAMDADASRFANMLLNNPESAAVLEMTMNGPELEFESASCIAIAGANMQPQLNGEPVHMHTAINVFPGDRLQFDHTLDGLRSYLAIEKGFQTEVNMGSASYYPNITKKQRIEKGDQLSYIECTHRREESHAAVNIDPAYFKRHSLEVFAGPEYQQLGKSRQLALRNAKFRVSNLYDRSAYQLQEKFKNILKPILTSAVLPGTVQLTPSGRLIILMRDCQTTGGYPRVLQLNEAAINLLSQKKMGDKVSFSMLPDKG, from the coding sequence ATGCTTAACGTCATCAGACCCGGGGTTTGGAGCAGTATTCAGGATCTGGGGCGTCACGGTTTTCGTCATTTGGGGGTTCCGGTCTCGGGTGCCATGGATGCCGATGCGTCGCGCTTTGCCAATATGTTATTAAATAATCCGGAATCCGCCGCCGTCTTGGAAATGACCATGAACGGTCCGGAACTTGAATTTGAGTCGGCCAGTTGTATCGCGATCGCCGGGGCTAATATGCAACCACAACTAAATGGTGAGCCCGTGCATATGCACACAGCCATTAATGTGTTTCCCGGTGATCGTCTCCAATTTGATCATACTCTGGATGGCTTGCGCAGTTACCTGGCGATTGAAAAAGGTTTTCAGACTGAAGTGAATATGGGCTCAGCCAGTTATTACCCCAATATCACTAAAAAACAGCGCATCGAAAAAGGCGATCAACTGAGCTATATTGAATGCACACACCGAAGAGAAGAATCGCACGCGGCCGTAAATATTGATCCGGCTTATTTTAAACGCCATTCTCTGGAAGTGTTTGCCGGACCAGAGTACCAACAGCTGGGAAAATCTCGACAACTGGCATTGAGAAATGCCAAGTTCAGGGTGTCTAACCTATACGATCGTTCTGCCTATCAATTACAAGAAAAATTCAAAAATATTTTAAAGCCCATCCTGACCTCGGCGGTTTTGCCCGGTACCGTACAACTCACGCCTTCAGGCCGTTTAATAATTTTAATGCGTGATTGCCAAACAACCGGCGGTTACCCGAGAGTATTGCAACTTAATGAAGCAGCGATCAATCTTCTTAGCCAGAAAAAAATGGGCGATAAAGTTTCTTTTAGCATGCTGCCTGATAAAGGCTGA
- a CDS encoding cysteine synthase A produces MQYHNSIIEQIGNTPLIKLHRPSEETGCTILAKCENLNPGGSIKDRTALGLIRNAEEKGLLKPGGTIVEGTAGNTGIGLALVGNALGYKTVIFMPDSQSAEKIDTLRMYGADVRLVPAVPYSNPDQYVHQSERFAKELNTQGGNAVWTYQFDNTANSDWHYRTTGPEIWQQTAGQVDAFAFASGTGGTISGVGRYLKEQNPDVVIALTDPTGSGLCNYYTNGEIKVVGTSITEGIGNSRITGNMALAPIDMAVQISDEESLPIIYDLLEHEGLNVGGSTGVNVAGAMQVANILGPGKTIVTVLCDLGTRYKNKLANPDFLRERNLPVAPWFQ; encoded by the coding sequence ATGCAATACCACAATTCCATCATCGAACAAATTGGCAACACGCCGCTCATAAAATTACACCGCCCCTCCGAAGAAACTGGCTGTACTATTCTGGCTAAATGCGAAAACCTTAATCCGGGTGGTTCGATCAAAGATCGTACGGCTCTGGGCTTGATCCGCAATGCAGAGGAAAAAGGCTTGTTAAAGCCTGGCGGGACAATAGTAGAAGGCACGGCGGGAAATACCGGGATCGGACTGGCCCTGGTAGGAAATGCATTAGGCTATAAAACCGTAATTTTCATGCCGGATAGCCAAAGTGCCGAAAAGATCGATACCTTAAGAATGTATGGTGCGGATGTTCGATTGGTGCCGGCCGTACCCTACAGTAATCCCGATCAATACGTGCATCAATCCGAACGCTTCGCCAAAGAATTAAATACCCAAGGCGGAAACGCGGTCTGGACGTATCAATTCGACAACACCGCCAACAGCGACTGGCATTACCGAACCACTGGCCCCGAGATTTGGCAACAAACCGCCGGACAAGTTGATGCTTTCGCGTTTGCCTCAGGTACGGGCGGCACCATCAGCGGGGTCGGACGCTATCTCAAGGAGCAGAATCCGGACGTGGTCATCGCCCTCACTGACCCTACCGGTTCGGGTTTGTGCAATTACTACACTAATGGTGAAATCAAAGTGGTCGGTACCTCGATTACCGAGGGCATCGGCAATTCACGCATTACCGGTAATATGGCTTTGGCGCCAATTGATATGGCGGTTCAAATTTCCGATGAAGAATCCTTACCGATTATTTATGATTTACTGGAACATGAAGGGCTGAATGTGGGCGGCTCAACCGGCGTGAATGTGGCAGGGGCGATGCAGGTGGCGAATATACTCGGACCGGGTAAAACCATAGTCACGGTATTGTGCGATCTTGGTACACGTTACAAAAACAAATTAGCGAATCCCGATTTTCTGCGTGAACGTAATTTACCGGTCGCTCCCTGGTTTCAGTAA
- the prfA gene encoding peptide chain release factor 1, whose translation MKDSIKLKLENLAERYQEIAGLLAVPEIINDQNRFRELSKEYSHLQPIVQQFKSHMQLLTDKKSAEEMLKDGDPDIREMGKEELDSINIQIESGDLALQKLLIPKDPHDDSNIFLEIRAGTGGDEAAIFSGDLFKMYSRYFESQGWRIEILSENEGDHGGYKEIICRVIGRGAYSQLKFESGAHRVQRVPQTESQGRVHTSACTVAVLPELDEVEAIDINPADLRVDTFRASGAGGQHVNKTDSAIRLTHLPTGIVVECQDERSQHKNRARAMSLLQTKLLTDEQEKQQSEQASQRKSLVGSGDRSERIRTYNYPQGRVTDHRINLTLYKLPEIMEGDLGSIIQPLINEYQADQLAELSEDA comes from the coding sequence ATGAAAGATTCGATTAAACTCAAACTGGAAAATCTCGCAGAACGCTATCAGGAGATCGCCGGTTTACTCGCGGTGCCAGAGATCATTAATGATCAGAACCGTTTTCGTGAACTGTCCAAGGAATATTCACATCTCCAACCCATTGTGCAGCAGTTTAAAAGCCATATGCAATTACTAACCGACAAAAAGTCGGCAGAGGAAATGCTAAAGGATGGGGATCCGGACATACGCGAGATGGGCAAAGAAGAACTCGACAGCATCAATATTCAAATTGAAAGTGGCGACCTCGCATTACAGAAACTCCTGATCCCCAAAGACCCGCACGATGACAGCAATATCTTTCTGGAAATTCGCGCGGGCACCGGTGGCGATGAAGCGGCAATATTTTCCGGTGACCTTTTCAAAATGTATTCACGCTATTTTGAATCACAAGGTTGGCGCATCGAAATTCTGTCAGAGAACGAAGGTGATCATGGCGGTTATAAAGAAATTATTTGCCGGGTCATCGGGCGAGGTGCCTACTCGCAACTTAAATTTGAGTCCGGCGCACACCGCGTGCAACGGGTGCCGCAAACCGAATCACAGGGTCGCGTACACACCTCGGCCTGTACCGTTGCGGTGTTGCCGGAACTGGACGAGGTTGAAGCCATTGATATCAATCCGGCCGATCTCCGTGTGGATACCTTTCGAGCTTCTGGTGCAGGCGGGCAACACGTCAACAAAACCGATTCGGCCATACGCCTCACGCACTTACCCACCGGCATTGTGGTGGAATGTCAGGACGAACGTTCACAACACAAGAACCGGGCGCGTGCGATGTCACTGTTGCAAACCAAGTTATTAACCGATGAACAGGAAAAACAACAAAGCGAACAAGCCAGCCAACGCAAATCACTGGTCGGCAGTGGCGACCGTTCCGAACGCATACGAACTTATAATTATCCACAAGGTCGGGTCACCGACCACCGAATTAATCTCACTTTATATAAGCTGCCGGAAATCATGGAAGGCGACCTCGGGTCCATTATCCAACCACTTATCAATGAATATCAAGCGGATCAATTGGCCGAATTAAGTGAAGACGCCTAA
- the pxpB gene encoding 5-oxoprolinase subunit PxpB: MYELSFKAFGERSILIEWPDGINDKVIDDVSRMRDALTQSLKNSEEIVDVVAAYNSLTIIHRHNLINFPRRVDILKKIYAQAAHSTEQKKYIFTIPVCYHPSLAQDLKFFMQTTGLELAEIIDLHVRPLYRVCFLGFLPGFLYLSGLDKALQLPRKSTPDPHIPKGSVAIGGGQTGIYPHASPGGWHVIGKSPLQFFNASIEPVCFAQGGDYIRFQSIGIEEYNKLVNDIAQDKYQIQSEPYHA, encoded by the coding sequence ATGTACGAGTTAAGTTTTAAAGCCTTTGGCGAAAGATCCATTCTGATCGAATGGCCTGATGGGATCAACGACAAGGTCATTGACGATGTGTCGCGCATGCGTGATGCGTTAACCCAGTCTTTAAAAAACAGTGAAGAAATTGTGGATGTTGTTGCAGCCTATAATTCTCTTACTATCATACATCGACATAATCTGATCAATTTTCCGCGCCGCGTGGATATTCTAAAAAAGATTTACGCCCAGGCGGCTCACAGCACGGAGCAGAAAAAATATATATTTACCATTCCGGTTTGTTATCACCCAAGCCTTGCCCAGGATCTCAAGTTTTTTATGCAAACCACGGGGCTGGAGCTGGCCGAGATAATAGATCTTCATGTCAGGCCTTTGTATCGGGTGTGTTTCTTAGGATTCTTGCCGGGGTTTTTGTATTTGAGCGGATTGGACAAGGCCTTGCAATTGCCACGCAAATCCACTCCGGACCCACACATACCCAAAGGTTCAGTGGCGATCGGCGGTGGTCAAACCGGCATCTACCCACACGCCAGCCCGGGTGGCTGGCATGTTATTGGAAAAAGCCCGTTGCAATTTTTTAACGCAAGCATTGAGCCTGTGTGTTTTGCGCAAGGTGGAGATTACATTCGATTCCAGTCCATCGGTATTGAAGAATACAACAAGCTAGTGAATGACATCGCACAGGATAAGTACCAAATCCAAAGTGAGCCTTATCATGCTTAA
- a CDS encoding glutamyl-tRNA reductase produces MAIAILGVNHASAPVQIRERVAFDPALLDDFLQNLCELDSVNEAVILSTCNRTEIYASSNDLHMLQNVLTDWLMDSHALDDLGRDQISKCLYYKQEQDCIRHALQVACGLDSMVLGEPQIFGQVKSAYQHANVYGSLKQELDNVFQFVFRTAKRIRTETRIGNHAVSLASASVQLGRKIFSGFDKHTAMLIGAGETIELVAQHLQQQGLKRMVFANRTIENANRLAHQFQGYAISLEDVELHLAEADMLFTSTASPEPILSETAFIQALKSRKHKPMFVIDLAVPRDIEPGVKDMDEVYLYSIDDLQEIISDNQQARQSEAVKAREIVETALIDFSQAKNLRKASPAIRELREHYEKDRDELLGTALDKLNAENAEQILTQFAHQLTNRFLHRPTKILRKGISEDQPEKVNTLVQLLLPETETDSSEE; encoded by the coding sequence ATGGCGATTGCAATCCTGGGTGTCAACCATGCCTCTGCGCCTGTGCAGATCCGCGAAAGAGTCGCGTTTGATCCGGCCTTACTGGACGATTTTTTGCAAAATCTTTGCGAGTTGGATAGCGTAAACGAGGCTGTCATCCTGTCCACCTGCAATCGAACCGAAATTTATGCTTCAAGTAACGATCTGCACATGTTGCAAAACGTTTTGACAGACTGGTTGATGGATTCACACGCCCTGGATGATCTAGGGCGCGACCAAATTTCGAAATGCCTTTATTACAAACAGGAACAGGATTGTATTCGTCACGCCCTACAGGTGGCCTGCGGTCTGGATTCCATGGTCTTGGGTGAGCCACAAATCTTTGGCCAGGTAAAAAGCGCCTATCAACACGCCAATGTGTATGGCAGTTTAAAGCAAGAACTGGACAATGTTTTCCAGTTTGTATTCCGCACCGCGAAACGTATCCGCACAGAAACGCGTATTGGTAATCACGCGGTGTCGCTGGCATCGGCCAGTGTGCAGCTGGGTCGCAAGATATTTTCCGGATTTGATAAACACACCGCCATGTTGATTGGTGCCGGGGAGACGATTGAACTCGTTGCCCAGCATTTGCAGCAACAAGGTCTGAAACGCATGGTATTTGCCAATCGCACCATTGAGAACGCTAACCGCCTGGCACATCAGTTTCAGGGATATGCCATCAGCCTTGAAGACGTCGAGTTGCATTTGGCCGAGGCCGATATGTTGTTCACGTCAACCGCAAGTCCAGAGCCTATTCTGTCAGAGACAGCTTTTATACAAGCATTGAAAAGTCGCAAACACAAACCGATGTTTGTCATCGATCTGGCGGTACCGCGTGACATCGAACCCGGTGTTAAGGACATGGACGAGGTCTACCTGTATAGCATCGATGATCTGCAGGAAATTATTTCGGACAATCAACAAGCGCGTCAAAGTGAAGCGGTTAAAGCCAGGGAAATTGTTGAAACCGCACTGATCGATTTTTCCCAGGCAAAAAATTTACGCAAAGCAAGTCCTGCCATACGCGAATTGCGCGAACATTACGAGAAAGATCGTGATGAGCTTTTGGGAACCGCATTAGACAAATTGAATGCGGAAAATGCCGAACAGATACTAACCCAGTTTGCCCATCAGTTAACTAATCGATTTTTACATCGCCCTACCAAGATCTTACGCAAAGGCATAAGTGAGGATCAGCCGGAAAAAGTCAATACTCTGGTGCAACTTTTATTACCTGAAACAGAGACCGACAGTTCGGAAGAATAA
- a CDS encoding VOC family protein: MTDQNNFLGLRTVVYSVTDLHAAKQWYSDLLGYAPYFDEEFYVGFNVGGYELGLSPNETRSAPGGSIAYWGVKDAKAELARVLDMGATMHADIQDVGDGILVVAVLDPWGNVFGIIENAHFKAE; encoded by the coding sequence ATGACCGATCAAAATAATTTTTTGGGACTGCGTACAGTGGTTTATAGTGTGACTGACCTGCACGCCGCCAAGCAATGGTACTCGGACTTACTCGGTTATGCGCCCTACTTTGATGAAGAATTTTATGTTGGCTTTAATGTTGGCGGATATGAACTCGGATTATCACCCAATGAAACACGTTCAGCACCCGGTGGATCAATCGCGTATTGGGGCGTTAAAGATGCCAAAGCCGAACTTGCCAGAGTCCTGGATATGGGCGCAACAATGCATGCAGACATCCAGGATGTTGGAGACGGAATTTTGGTGGTAGCGGTACTTGACCCCTGGGGTAATGTGTTTGGAATTATTGAGAACGCGCATTTTAAAGCCGAATAA